Proteins from a single region of Butyrivibrio fibrisolvens:
- a CDS encoding glutamine synthetase III, with amino-acid sequence MKIEEKGLPELFGSNVFNEETMKERLSGESYKAWKKCITNGEPLDLATANEIAQAMKQWAVEKGATHYTHWFQPMTGVTAEKHDSFISPAGGGKIVMDFSGKELVRGEPDASSFPSGGLRATFEARGYTAWDPTSFAFIKDGSLCIPTIFCSYSGQALDKKTPLLRSMDEVSRQAIRILRLFGDTESKRVIAQVGPEQEYFLVDKELYNEREDLKLTGRTLFGIKPPRGQELEDHYFGQLKPRVAAYMKDLDEELWKVGVLSKTKHNEVAPSQHEMAPVYSGANAACDQNQLAMEIMKKVADRHGFVCLLHEKPFAGVNGSGKHDNWSLSTDTGVNLFKPGSTPGENAQFLLFLAAFVKGVDEYQEALRCTVASAGNDHRLGAQEAPPAIISIFLGDELDAVVQSIINGKSYKGSGKHSIQIGIDVLPSIPQDNTDRNRTSPMAFTGNKFEFRMLGSGQSISGPNIALNTIMAQELKEFADKLEKSKNFQTDLQKLIKKTFTDHQRIIFNGNGYDASWVKEATKRGLANLVSTADALPEYVSKKNIDLYVKNNVYTEEEVRARGAIHVETYNATIEIEARTMIDMIHRQILPAASAYTAELCQRAAALKAAGVVVEYEKNTATNTATLTDALAAACSKLEADFAKVPADPDKAMKYLHKTILKDMAEARSASDALEAVVDEQYWPFPVYADLLFSE; translated from the coding sequence ATGAAGATCGAAGAAAAGGGATTGCCGGAGCTTTTTGGAAGCAATGTATTTAACGAAGAGACAATGAAAGAACGTCTTTCCGGTGAATCTTACAAGGCATGGAAAAAATGCATCACTAACGGGGAGCCACTTGACCTGGCTACTGCAAATGAAATTGCACAGGCCATGAAGCAGTGGGCTGTAGAAAAGGGAGCAACACACTATACACACTGGTTCCAGCCAATGACAGGTGTTACTGCTGAAAAACACGACAGCTTCATTTCTCCTGCAGGCGGCGGTAAGATCGTTATGGACTTCTCAGGTAAGGAGCTTGTAAGAGGTGAGCCCGATGCTTCTTCTTTCCCTTCAGGAGGACTTCGTGCAACATTCGAAGCAAGAGGATATACAGCATGGGATCCTACATCTTTTGCTTTCATTAAAGATGGATCACTTTGCATTCCTACAATCTTCTGCTCTTACTCAGGACAGGCTCTTGATAAGAAGACTCCTCTCCTTCGTTCTATGGATGAGGTTTCAAGACAGGCTATCAGAATCCTGCGCCTCTTCGGAGATACAGAGAGTAAGAGAGTTATCGCACAGGTTGGTCCTGAGCAGGAATACTTCCTTGTAGATAAGGAACTTTATAACGAACGTGAAGACTTAAAGCTCACAGGCCGTACACTCTTTGGTATCAAGCCACCACGCGGACAGGAACTTGAAGATCACTACTTCGGACAGCTTAAGCCAAGAGTTGCAGCTTATATGAAAGATCTTGATGAAGAACTCTGGAAGGTTGGCGTTCTTTCTAAGACAAAGCATAACGAGGTTGCTCCTTCTCAGCACGAGATGGCTCCTGTATATTCAGGTGCTAACGCAGCCTGCGATCAGAACCAGCTTGCTATGGAGATCATGAAGAAGGTTGCTGACAGACACGGTTTTGTATGTCTTCTTCACGAGAAGCCATTCGCAGGAGTAAACGGATCAGGTAAGCATGATAATTGGTCACTTTCTACAGATACAGGTGTGAACCTCTTCAAACCAGGTTCAACTCCAGGCGAAAACGCTCAGTTCCTTCTCTTCCTTGCAGCATTCGTAAAGGGTGTTGATGAATATCAGGAAGCACTCAGATGTACTGTAGCATCTGCAGGTAACGACCACAGACTTGGAGCTCAGGAAGCACCGCCAGCTATCATCTCTATTTTCCTTGGTGATGAGCTTGACGCTGTAGTTCAGAGTATCATCAATGGTAAGTCCTACAAGGGATCAGGCAAGCATTCAATTCAGATCGGTATTGATGTTCTTCCTTCTATTCCTCAGGACAATACTGATAGAAACCGTACATCACCTATGGCATTTACCGGTAACAAGTTTGAGTTCCGTATGCTTGGTTCAGGACAGTCAATCTCCGGTCCTAACATTGCACTTAACACTATCATGGCTCAGGAGCTTAAAGAGTTTGCAGATAAGCTTGAAAAGAGCAAGAACTTCCAGACAGATCTTCAGAAGCTTATCAAGAAGACCTTTACAGATCATCAGAGAATTATCTTCAACGGTAACGGCTATGATGCATCATGGGTTAAGGAAGCTACAAAGAGAGGTCTTGCAAACCTTGTATCTACAGCTGATGCTCTTCCTGAATATGTATCAAAGAAGAACATCGATCTGTATGTAAAGAACAACGTATACACAGAGGAAGAAGTTCGTGCAAGAGGTGCTATCCACGTAGAGACCTACAATGCAACAATCGAGATCGAAGCACGTACTATGATCGACATGATTCACCGTCAGATCCTTCCTGCAGCATCTGCTTATACAGCTGAGCTGTGCCAGAGAGCTGCTGCACTTAAGGCAGCCGGTGTTGTAGTTGAATACGAAAAGAATACTGCAACTAATACTGCTACACTTACAGATGCTCTTGCAGCTGCATGCAGCAAGCTTGAAGCTGATTTTGCCAAGGTTCCTGCAGATCCTGATAAGGCTATGAAGTACCTTCATAAGACAATCCTTAAGGATATGGCCGAGGCAAGAAGTGCATCAGATGCACTTGAGGCAGTTGTGGACGAGCAGTACTGGCCATTCCCAGTATATGCAGACTTACTCTTCTCGGAATAA